Part of the Borreliella afzelii genome, TTTCTTCTTTTTGCTTGGGGGCTACTTCTGTGTTAAGGTTTAATTCCTTATAAATGGAGATTTAATATCTTCTTTGTGCTTAGTGTTGAAATTTGGATTGCAAGTATTTAAAAATAGAAAAATAAATATACTTATAATTATATAATACTTCATAAATACTCTCCTTGAATATAATTTAGGCTTTAGTATAATAAATGGAATTCTGATATGTATATATTATTTAATTATTTAAATATAATAAATAATATATACATAATTAAATAATATATTTATTGTAGGAAGTTTTATAACATTTTGAATTTTTTAAAGTATATTTTATATATTCTTGATTAATTTTTACCAAATTTTCTTATTCCAATATATAGTTATTGCAAGAGGACTGTCTTCTATTAATTGTAAGATAATTGGTATTTTTAGTATTAATGTTTTATTGTAGGGAATAACTATAATTAATGAGTAAAAGTAAAAGTAAAAGTAAAAGTAAAAGTAATTAATTGAATAACGGTTTTGAAAAAGCATTAGAAGAAAACAGAAAATTCAAATAAAAAGTATGAAAAGTATGAAGCATTGTTTGCTTTATAATATTATCCTTTATATAGGAATTAGCATTTAAATTAAATAACAAAAACAAAAATAATAATAAACTTATTTTTCTCATAATTGTTTGCCTTTTATGATAAAGATTTGTATGGTTAAACCAAAAATTAATATTAATGTGAAATTTTTTTTCATATTAATATTACCTTCTAATAGTGGTTTTAATAATTGAATATTGGCTTAATTTATGGAATTTGAGTAGGTATTAATTTATTGATAAATAGATTAATCAAATATTCTATGAGTGATTAATAAGTAAAAAAGTATATTATATAAATATAATAATATATATTATATTGTAATTCAAACAAAGTGATATATAATTTTAATTAAGAATAATTATTATTTATAATATATATTCTTAATTAGAGGAAAGGAGAATATTTTTGTGGGAAAAAATTTGTTTTTATATATATTGTTAATGTTAGGATTGATGTCTTGTAGTCTAGATTCTAAATTATTTGGTAATAAAGAACAAAATAATAATGATAATGTAAAAGAAGTTTTGGATAGTGTTCAAAAAGATTCTTTAAAGAATTTATATAGTAGTCAAGAAGAGCAAAAAGGTTTTAATAAAAATTTTGGAGAGCGGAAATATCAGGATTTAATTGTTCCTATAGGACCTATAGTGTCTTCAAAATCATTGAATAATAAGGTTGATATACCGAATATTTCAACTAATCATGCTAAAAAAAAAGAAATAAAAAAAGAGGATTTAGTTCCTTTTACTTATGAAGAAAGAAGGGCAAGTGAAGTAATTAAAAATATACAAGATATTCTTAAAGACTCTGGATTCTTTAAGTTAATTGAGGATGTGTGTGTACTTAAAGATGAATATATTTTAATAAAAGATGATTTTAATAATGTGATGAGCAAGATTCAGAATAAAAAAGCATCACTAATGGAAAATTTAAATAACAATAAAAATAAGATAAGGGAACTAGCGCAATTGCAAAATGAGTTAAAGATAGGTTTTGAATTTGATGAATTTATAAATAAGATCGATATGGCAGAACAAGAGATAAGATCTGCAGCTTTATTTTTTGATATTGCTCAGAAAAGTTTAGAAGAGAGCATTATTAAAAGATTAGAGAGTAAAAATAAGGCATCTTATGCACTAAAATTATCTAGAGAAGCTTTAAGTAAAGCAGAGAGTACTTTAGATAACTTAGACTCTTATTTTTTAAAAAAAGCTGAGGCAATGGT contains:
- a CDS encoding P12 family lipoprotein is translated as MGKNLFLYILLMLGLMSCSLDSKLFGNKEQNNNDNVKEVLDSVQKDSLKNLYSSQEEQKGFNKNFGERKYQDLIVPIGPIVSSKSLNNKVDIPNISTNHAKKKEIKKEDLVPFTYEERRASEVIKNIQDILKDSGFFKLIEDVCVLKDEYILIKDDFNNVMSKIQNKKASLMENLNNNKNKIRELAQLQNELKIGFEFDEFINKIDMAEQEIRSAALFFDIAQKSLEESIIKRLESKNKASYALKLSREALSKAESTLDNLDSYFLKKAEAMVKKQELEKLIEHVKTVLKSIN